TTCatcagtctgtgtgtttctcttgacTCCGTGTGGTCTTGTTGTTTCCAGGTGTGAGTGGTGTGACGGTGGTGACACAGAAGCCTCCTGTTGTGACCGTGAGGAAAGGAGATACAGTCACCATGGACTGTAACCTGGGGACTGGTACTAACTCTGCTAACTGGCATAAACAGATTCCAGGAGGAGTTCCTCAGTTTGTACTGAGGTTTTATCATGGAAATAGCTCTCCAACCTATGGTTCTGGTTTCTCTTCTCCCAAATTCACATCCACTCATCAGTCAACAACAGAATATCGTTTGTCCATAAACAACGTGGAGGAGGGAGACTCTGCTGTTTATTACTGTAACACATGGGACAGCTCTGCTAGTGAAAACATATCACAGTGATTTACACTGTGACAAAAACCTCCTCACTTAACACTTCTGCTTTTTCTCCTGCTGACACATGTTGACTGTGAAGCAATCAGGTGATGCTCTCTGTACACAGAAGTTGAAACATCTGATTATacgtatatataatataacaacatgtaaatgTCAAAACATCCCTTATTATTTTTCTGGATTACTACACAAATCTTATTTTTTGTGATTTTATATATGATAGGCTTTAACAACACTAAAGCACAAATCATAATCTCAGAAaagctttttaaatgttttaaataattgttgttGTCAGAAAAGTTTTTAATATAACTTTCCACTCATCATGATGCAATcaatgaacaggaagtgagcgaCAAAGAATCAATTTGTTAATTTGTGGATTTAAAACTCCtcaatttaataaaagtgtGACTCACATCTAGTGATGGTTGAGGTGATCAGTTATTCTATATCAATTTAACTGCTTTACCATTCCTTCATTTATATGCTTCATTCATCAATGTGTGATGATTAATACGATTTCATGAAATTACTAAATAAATTCAAGTTCTAATCAGAGCAGCTCACAAACAGGACGTAAACAGAAATGTTATTAGTGAAATATCATCAGTTTTAACCCACAGGTATTAAACACCAATGTTTAATACTGCTGATAATGTGACAGCTTAGTTAGGAATAATTAAAtcacctgtttgtttctttttctaacAGATGCATTGTTGCCTTTTTAGCATTTGTCATTGGAGAACCAGAGTCAACTGTTTTCACACTCTTACTCCTGGGAAGGAGAAAACTTGTTGTATATGTTCCCCTCCATGTCTCCAGTTTCAACACATACTGCTGATtagattaaaacattattttaaagagAACTGACActcttcattattatttaattaggGCTATAAATAAGGAGAGCGGATGCACAGGTGCATCCTGGGAATGAGAAAAAAAGGGTGGTGAGGTGATGCTTCCGAGGATGAAAATTCAGACAAAATGCAGAAACAGGCGCTGGTGAAGTTATTGTTAATGAAATCAAAATATCATTGTCTCAGCTGCAGTGAGAACAAACTATTTCAGACGTGTTTTGTTCAGAATGATTTTTTATTGAAAGCAGCAGTTGCAAAGTTGATAGAACACCACCATCCAACCCTCACAATGTGTGTCGCAAgcatacaaacacattttcctgcttgaaacaaaacacaaacaggagaaaAGAAGCAGGTTTTAAATGGTCATTCTGCTCCTCTGTTATTCTTCAGTGGTGCAGACacatttgttgatgtttttctctGACGTCTGGGAGCCCAGAGACACTTTACATGTGTAAATCTTTTCCATGTTCCAGTCTGACGTCTGGATGGACAGATAGCTGCTGATTTTGAAAGTCTGGTCCGGTTGTTGGACAACGGTGCTGGTAGAGATCCCACTGCTCACTGGGCTCCCATCGACCAACCAGGTGACTTCTGCAAAACGCACAGACTGACTGGACAGACAGAGCAGACTGGCTTTGTTGGAGCTGAGCTCAGCACTGGACGGAgggaagacagtcaggacaggaggagagaggctggAGCCTGGAAATACAACAAGGACATTAAGTACTAGGAATACACTGATTGATGGAAAACATGACAGTCTCAGTGAAGGATAAAGAGTTTTCATGCTGCAGAAGCATTGACAATATTTACAGTTGgtcttttttaattaacaatGTTAATTGTATAAGATCCATAAGTCTTtctaaacattaatacattcaTTGATTGTGTCTAACTAAATCATATTTGTTTTCCAAAACATCTATTTCAGTCAGTGAGATAAATTATGACATTTTAGTGCTTACTTTTTCTATTTATCTAATgatgatttttacaaaaagagaaTTCAGATACGTTGAAAATTGAACCCATGAACCAAACAACACAGACAGTGGATCATCATTGTTATAGTAAAggtaaatatattttacaaagaTTAAATTTCTCACATCATGTGGAACAGAATATTATATAAGTATATTCTCATAAAAAACAGGCAAATCCTTTGTAGAAAACATTTCCAGTCTTGTGATCATTTGCACATTTCTGAGTCAAATAAAAACTGTGGTATAAAGGAAAAGCTGGTACACAAAAATATAAGCATCTTAAATTcagcaaataaaatgttaaatattttacagaatccataaacacacatttattcttTTCTCTCCATTTGGGCAGAAGACAAAATATCAATAGTGTTTATTGATCAAATAAAAAGTTCTTACCAGTCACAATCAGCTTGGTCCCTTGTCCGAATACCACAGTGATTCAGTTTGTGCAGATGGCTGTACAAAAACCTCCTGACGCTCTCTGAGGGGAGTGGAGCTGAAACTTCCTGTTGAGACCAACGTTCACTTTGAACGTCTCATTCTCTTCATCACTCTGTTTATTGCCAAATATGAAAAACTGCTGCACTTGTTTCAAACATTGTGTCTGCAGGAGAATTTATTCAATCACCCTCAATGTTTTCTTGACTTATAGTGTTTGATATTGGTCGGGTGtgttgacagcagctgtgtgtccCTCACTGAGGTTTTTGTCACAACGTAAATCACTGTGATACGTTTTCACTAGCAGAGCTGTCCCATGTTTGACAGTGATAAACAGCAGAGTCTCCCTCCTCCACGCTGTTTATGATCAAACGATAATCTGATGTTGACTGATGATTGGATGTGAATTTGGGAGAAGAGAAACCAGAACCAAAGGTTGGTGAACTATAGGTACGATAAAACCTCAGGACAAACTGAGGAACTCCTCCTGGAATCTGTTTGTACCAGCGAGCAGAGCTGTCAGTAACAGTCCCCAGGTTACAGTCCATGGTGACtgtctctcctttcctcacagTCACAACAGGAGGATTCTGTGTCACCACCGTCACACCACTCACACCTGGAAACAACAAGACCACACGGAgtcaagagaaacacacagactgatGAATCCAACACGAGGCCGGAGGTGCAGTAAGTCAGCCTCCTTACATGTTAGAGCGGTGATGAGAGTGCAGAGGGTCCCCAGCATGTTGTCAGTGTGTGCTGAGAGTGGCCTTGTCACTTGAGAGGCTGATGAGGGTCAGATGAGAGGgtttggaggatgaggagaggaggtgctggaggagccATTTAATACAACTCTGAAACTgagagaggaacaggaggaggagctttGGTTGAGTCTGCATCGTTTGTAATTTGAACTTTGATCCTCTTTATGGATAAATAATTCATTCAGCTATTTTTCTCACTGTAGGTGAATACTTtcattgatttgtgtgttttacattgTTTCCATAATTTTGcaaacttaaagggatagttcacacaaaaattaaaattcactcattattcaCCACTGTGTTTAgatttcaggggtaaacagcactGCAGCAAATTCAACATAACTCGAAAGCaggtaatttacaccatgttttaaatCTGAATGTTCTCTGTGATCTACGTGTGAACGTGGCTCCAGACgaggatatcagaggatatTAAGacttaaaacatggtgtaaatgaagcTGTTTCAGGTGAGATATGAACAGTGTTGGGAAGGGTACTTTCAAAACATATTTCGCTACAGAATACAGAAAACAtgcccaaaaatgtaatctttaACGTATTCCGTTTCATTAACTAATCTTAGTAACGGACTCTGagtacttggattacttccacattgaattcatTTCATAAGTAgtaggaatgcggcgttgttatagtcagtggagcagcagcagtttaagctctctctctgtggatgcggcgggccagctggatgtccttGGGCATGATGGTAACCCTCTTGGCGTGGATGGCGCACAGGTTGGTGTCCTCGAACAGGCCGACCAGGTAAGCCTCGCTGGCCTCCTGCAGAGCCATGACAGCGGAGCTCTGGAAGCGCAGGTCGGTCTTGAAATCCTGAGCGATTGCTCTGACcaggcgctggaagggcagcttgcggatccgCTGCTCCGTAGATTTCTGGTAGCGACAGATTTCTCTCAGAGCCACGGTACCTGGCCTGTAACGGTGAGGCTTCTTCACACCGCCGGAGCAGGGACGCTCTTACGAGCAGCCTTGGTGGCCAGCTGCTTCCTGGGGGCTTTGCCTCCGGTGGATATACGAGCTGCATTTGCGTCATTTCCATTGATTTATATGGAGAGTGAATAAACTCGTGAAACAGAGAAGTACCATTAGTAATCCATTGATTTCAACAATGTAACTGTATTCTGAATAGCTTCTATTTAAATTGTAACTGTAACGGAAATGAAGTTACTCATAATTTGTATTCTAAATACGTAACATGTTATCCGTTACTCCCCAACACTGGATATGAATCTCAtggcttacagacacttggatgacttCACAGGAGCTGAATGGAGGATGGATAGGTATTTGTTCAGGAAtgagaacattttaaattttggcTGATCCATCAACTTAGGTCACAGTTAAAATCACCTtcattaagattttaattagtCAACAACAATCCTCTATTTAGGACATGAACATAATTTAAACACTTCACAGTTAAAATGTCTATGATTTTCCGAATAGCACTTATTAAAACAGTGGTGTGTTTGCAGTCAGGGACAGTTTCCTATCATTCTACACAGGTCTGACCCTTGACCTTTTCATTTACATGAAGTTATAAATCAAGAGAGGCGGCCTGCAGGTGCATCCTGGGTAGGACAAGGGTGAGGTTGAGAGGTTACGCTTCACTGACAAAAACTCTGTTTCAGTTGCAGCTCATTTGATTATTCTGACGTGTCAACTGCTCATACAAtcacattgtttgttttctattgaaaaatgtgtgaatgtaacaGAATGAACCATGACAGTGTTAGTAAATGATGAATAATTTCCATGCTGCAGAAGAGTcgaacattttcacatttgtattttaattgACCTGAAGGTGGCGTGTGtttctttactttttaataTAGTTAGGTAGGCATGGTATGGATCATTTaagtcaggggtgtccaaactacggcccgcgggccatctgcggcccgccatccattttaaattggcccgcctcaaaaaaattaaaatttaaaatttaaaaaaaaaaaaaaaaaattttttatttttttttttttctaaactaaTAATTtcgtagcacttaaatggcacctaCTTATagaactttgtagttttgctatatttttgaagaaattgtactttcttgattcttgttggtctgggtttgtaccctcgggaaggggagagcggggtaatatgagaattgtttttacatttgctcccctctagcggagctaaaattatatatcagtaaaatttacacatttcccattaattcaggatgtttcctagcaatggaaattatcagaatgtcttcaggacaaagggcagttgtcctttgtcctgaagacatttaaaaaaatatgattgtttttaaaaaagtggtcttgtttctcactttaccccagcttaggggtaaagtgagacagaccagagaaatcaagggggtaaagtgatccacttactttttccactttaaaactaacataacaacacatgttgtaataggtcaattaagcacatttatgattattatgattcatgtgatctctagcacaccctagcttacctgcacattgtttctctgtccaattggcagggacagggatattgtttttctctgcattttcaaatgccagttcacggcacctccatctcatctgtgaatattcactTTGcctcagttactgcacccaaggcaactgattttactttccctttctcttttttctttaggaatcttttgagggttgtcttttcaatatttctatcccgtccagcttttcttaaggacttctttccttgcatgacctcagcggctgcactctccatctctgcgaggggtgtttggccccaggttgtcttcctggtgtagtttctagAAATGATGGCTTTTATACAATGTTTATGgcattaacaataaaacatatgtaatgtaatattacacaaaaatatgtttaagactaaacctaacttgtgctacatgtctcacatctcttagcaattcaggctaatcttcagctagcatcaatcaaatgattttatatgttgaaagttcaccaacatgtatgatataagtttttctacctgaatctatttgttttgacacaacagttgatgcaagaaaatttactttcacctgcaccaacttctccttcatggcaagggtggggatgggaggggcttgaaaacttaatgatcacatgaccacaattgtgtccgttgcctagatacagggggtgtctcacattaccccgctctccccttcccttgaactgattgtaaatcgctttggataaaagcgtcagctaaatgaattgtaatgtaatggactatggcccactgtattgtacttctcagttttgacactaggtggcgccaggccccccgccctaagcgacGCGATTGAGCAGTGATGAGAGTGCAGACAGTAGTCAGTGTAAGTTGTAGTGATCGTTGCACTGGATCGTTGAGAGAaaggcacggggggggggggggggggggggggggggctcatgcTTCAACACCCCGGTCTCATCTGCAGGATGCACCTGAAGTCCTCCTCTCTTTATAGCTTCATGTAAATCAGGAGGTTCAGAGTCAATTCACTGGACTGGAAACTGATGAAGTTATTAGTATTAGTCAGTTCTAGCTTATGAATATTCATTGTGAAAATATGTACATGTGCTTGTGTCCGGCAATAGACGACCCTCATTTTAAGTTGCAGAAAACGTATTAATCTCCCATCTCCTGTTACTCAAACTGAAACAAAGATATGTGAAGATTCAAACGTTGCTCAAACCAGCATGAGTGACATCTGTAGGATCTTTTAGAAATCTAATAGAAACGATGACCAGAAGTGAGTCGGTTAGTGAACCATGAGTTTAACCACAGCTCCTCATCCGGTCAGTCACTCTGTTGACTGGAGAGTTGATCCTTTTCTTTTCAGGCATCACAAATTCTGGAAATATTATTGGTCACCTCActctgcacaaaaacacacaccagagaGTAACAAGTGGATAAGTTCAGAACATCTTCACCGGCACAAATGACACTTCCAGGTTTAATATCAAGGTGTTTGCATTTTTAGTGCAGAAGCGTCTCTCCATGACTCACTTTCCTCCCTCCCAGAATGCACCTGCACGTCTCCTCTCTCGTAGCTCCATGTGAACAAAGAGGTCGGGGGTCATTGAAATCCCAAAGTTTAAAAGGAAAAGTCTTGAACCAACTTCATGATAATACATCCAACACAACATTCACTCTTTCCTATATGCGTAAAACATTATATGAACATACTCAATTATTGACTTAAGGATTTAATGATGTATTAAATTGGTgggaatatatatttttgcaacttggAAATTCATCAACATAAAACCATCATCTAAGTGTCAAATAGATCTAactgaagctcctcctcctgttcctctctcAGTTTCAGAGTTGTATTAAATtgctcctccagcacctcctctcctcatcctccaaacCCTCTCATCTGACCCTCATCAGCCTCTCAAGTGACAAGGCCACTCTCAGCACACACTGACAACATGCTGGGGACCCTCTGCACTCTCATCACCGCTCTAACATGTAAGGAGGCTGACTTACTGCAGCTCCGGCCTCGTGTTGGATTCatcagtctgtgtgtttctcttgacTCCGTGTGCTCTGGTTGTTTCCAGGTGTGAGTGGTGTGACGGTGGTGACACAGAAGCCTCCTGTTGTGAccgtgaggaaaggagagacaGTCACCATGGACTGTAACCTGGGGACTGTTACTAACACCTATGCTAGCTGGTACAAACAGATTCCAGGAGGAGTTCCTCAGTATGTCCTGAGGTATTATCATGGTCATAGTTCTCCAAGCTATGGTTCTGGTTTCTCTTCTCCCAAATTCACATCCACTCATCAGTCGACATCAGAATATCGTTTGTCCATAAACAACGTGGAGGAGGGAGACTCTGCTGTTTATCACTGTAGCACATGGGATACCTCTGCTAGTGAAGCTGTATCACAGTGATTTACACTGTGACAAAAACCTCCTCACTTAAAACTTCTGCTTTTTCTCCTGCTGACACATGTTGACTATGAAGCCATCAGGTGATGCTCTCTGTACACAGAAGTTGAAACATCTGATTATACGTTTATATAATAtcacaaatgtaaatgttaaaacATCCCAGATTATTTTTCTGGATTACTACATAATCtaaatatttctgttttcaaTATGATTTATCAAAAAAAGTACACCACGAAAGCACAAATCGTGATCTTAGTAAAGCTTTTAAAATTGCTGGAATTGctgcagaaaatacaaataacttTCCACTCATCATTAAACAATCAGTTAACAGGAAGTGAGCAACAAAGTATCAATTTGTTCATTTTTGGATTTAAAATTCCTCAAAGTAGTAAAATGGTGACTCACATCTAGTGATGGTTGAGGTTATTAGTTATTCTTTACCAATCTAACTGCTTTACCATTCCTTAGCAGCTCACAAACAGGACGTCAACAGAAATGTTATCTGAGAAATAACATCAGTTTTAACCCACAGGTATTAAACCCCCATGTTTAATACTGCAGATAATGTGACAGCTTAGTTAGGAATAATTAAATgacctgtttgtttctttttctaacAGATGCATTGTTGCCTTTTTAGCATTTGTCATTGGAGATTCAGAGGCAACTGAAGTTTTCACACTCTGAGTCCTGGGAAGGAGAAAACTTGTTGTATATGTTCTCCTCCATGTCTCCAGTTTCCACACATACTGCTGATtagattaaaacattattttaaagagAGCTAACACTcgtaatttatatttaataaggGCTATAAATAAGGAGAGCGGATGCACAGGTGCATCCAGGGAAGTTAAAAATTCAGATTCAGTTTCTACAGGTTTTGTAAGAACGTTACTACATTGATTCACTAAACCAAAATAAGGGAAAACTCATTTTGCTCACTGAGACATTTTGTACCTTTTCAAGTATTAAGTACAttttacagaaacaaacagaaacaaactttGCTGTCATTTGTGTTTAGAAACGTTGCAACAGAATCAGGCACTGGTGAAGTTATTGTTAATGAAATCAAAATATCAttgtctctgctgcagtgagAACAAACTATTTCAGACGTGTTTTGTTCagaatgttttttattgaaAGCAACAGTTGCAAAGTTGATAGAACACCACCACCCAACCCTCACAATGTGTGTCACAAGCATATAAAGACATTTTCCTgcatgaaacaaaacacaaacaggagaaaAGAAGCAGGTTTTAAATGGTCATTCTGATCCTCTGTTATTCTTCAGTGGTGCAGACGGActtgttgatgtttttctctGACGTCTGGGAGCCCAGAGACACTTTACATGTGTAAATCTTGTCCATGTCCCAGTCTGACGTCTGGATGGCCAGATAGCTGCTGATTTTGAAAGTCTGGTCCGGTTGGTGGACGGCGGTGCTGGTAGAGATCCCACTGCTCACTGGGCTCCCATCGACCAACCAGGTGACTTCTGCAAAAGGCACAGACTGACTGGACAGACAGAGCAGACTGGCTTTGTTGGAGCAGAGCTCAGCACTGGACGGAgggaagacagtcaggacaggaggagagaggctggAGCCTGGAAATACAACAAGGACATTAATTACTATAAATACACTGATTGATGGAAAACATGACAGTCTCAGCGAAGGATAAAGAGTTTTCATGCTCCAGAAGCATTCacaatatttacagtttatcttttttaattaacacTATTGACAGAATATAATCCATAAGTCTCTCATTagattattcattcattcattgtgtCTAACAAAGTCAAATTGTTTACCAATACAACTTTTTCATTCAGTGTGagaaattattacatttcagtTCTTACTTTTTCTGTTTATCTAACAACCAAAGATCTTTTCAAAAagtattcaaattaaaaactaaTCCTTTAAACCAAACAACAAATACAGTGGATCATCACTGTTTATGTAagtgtaaatatattttacaaagaTTAAATTTCTCACAACATGTGGAACAGAATAGTATATAAGTATATTCTTATTATCGTAGAAAACATTTCCAGTCTTGTGATCATTGGCACATTTCTGTGTCAAATACAAACTGTGGTATCAAGGCAAAGCTGGTATACAAAAACATAAGAATCTTAAATTcaccaaataaaatgtaaaaaattttaacacacatttattatGATCTGTCCATTTTGGTCGGAGTCAAAATATCAATTGTGTTTATTGAGGAGTTAAAAAGTTCTTACCAGTCACAATCAGCTTGGTCCCTTGTCCGAATACCACAGTGATTCAGTTTGTGCACATGGCTGTACAAAAACCTCCTGACGCTCTCTGAGGGGAGTGGAGCTGAAACTTCCTGTTGAGACCAACGTTCACTGTGAACGTCTCATTCTCTTCATCACTCTGTTTAtcttccaaaataaaaaaatgtgctgcaCTTGATTCAAACATTGTGTCTGCAGGAGAATTTATAGAATCACCCTCAATGTTTTCTTGATTTATAGTGTTTGATGTTGGTTGGGTGtgttgacagcagctgtgtgtccCTCACTGAGGTTTTTGTCACAGTGTAAATCACTGTGATACCTCTTCTTTAGCAGAGTCGTCCCATGTTTGAcggctgaggtgggagaatctgtccacaggacaactattagtcgtctactccacaaatctggcctttatggaagagtggcaagaagaaagccattgttgaaagggatccataaaaaatcccgtttggagtttgccagaagccatgtgggagacccagcaaacatgtggaagaaggtgctctggtcagatgagaccaaaattgaactctttggcctcaatgcaaaacgctatgtgtggcgaaaacccaacactgcccatcaccctgagcacaccatcccaacagtgaaacatggtggtggtagcatcatgctgtggggatgcttctcttcagcaggtacagggaaactggtcagaatagagggaaagatggatggagccaaatacagggaaatccttgaagaaaatctgatgcagtctgcaaaagacttgagactggggcggaggttcatcttccagcaggacaatgaccctaaacatacagccagagctacaaaggaatggtttggattaaagaatgttaatgtcttaaaatggcccagtcaaagcccagacctcaatccaatagagaatctatggcaagacttgaagattgcggttcacagacggtctccatccaatctgactgagcttcatcttttttgccaagaagaatggacaaacctttccatctctagatgtgcaaagctggtagagacataccccaaaagacttgcagctgtaattgcagcgaaagggggttctaccaagtattgacacaggggggtgaatacttatgcacccaacagatgtcaacttttttgttctcattattgtttgtgtcacaataaaatttattttgcacctccaaagtactatgcatgttttgttgatcaaacgggaaaaagtttatttaagtctatttgaattccagttagtaacagtacataatgggaaaaagtccaaggggggtgaatacttatgcaaggcactgtatactaATGATCAGATGTTTCAACTTCTGTGTACAGAGAGCATCATCTGATGGCTTCACACTCAGTCAACATGTGTCAGCAACAGAAAAAGCAGAAGTGTTAAGTGGGGAGGTTTTTGTCACAGTGTAAATCACTGTGATACCCATTCTTTAGCAGAGCTGTCCCATGTGCTACAGTGATAAACAGCAGAGTCTCCCTCCTCCACGTTGCTTATGATCAAACGATTATCTGTTGTTGACTGATGAGTGGATGTGAATTTGGGAGAAGAGAAACCAGAACCATAGGATGGAGAGCTCATCCCATGATAAAACCTCAGTACAAACTGAGGAACTCCTCCAGGAATCTGTTTATACCAGCGAGCAGAGCTGTCAGTAACAGTCCCCACATTACAGTCCATGGTGACtgtctctcctttcctcacggTCACAACAGGAGGCTTCTGTGTCACCACCGTCACACCACTCACACCTGGAAACAACAAGACCACACGGAgtcaagagaaacacacagactgatGAATCCAACACGAGGCCGGAGCTGCAGTAAGTCAGCCTCCTTACATGTTAGAGCGGTGATGAGAGTGCAGAGGGTCCCCAGCATGTTGTCAGTGTGTGCTGAGAGTGGCCTTGTCACTTGAGAGGCTGATGAGGGTCAGATGAGAGGGTTtggaagatgaggagaggaggtgataGAGGAGCAATTTAATACAACTCTGAAactgagagagggaaggaggaggagcttcagtTAGATCTATATGACACTTAGATACTGGTTTTATGTTGATGAATttcaagttgcaaaaatatatattcccACCAATTTAATACATCATTAAATCCTTCAGTCAATAATTGAGTATGTTCATATAATGTTTTCCGCATATAGGAAAGAGTGAATGTTGTGTTGGATGTAatatcatgaaggtggttcaccgcTTTTCCTTTTAAACTTTGGGATTTCACTGACCCCCGACCTCTTTATTCACATGGAGCTACGAGAGAGGAGACGTGCAGGTGCATTCTGGGAGGGAGGAAAGTGAGTCATGGAGAGACGCTGCTGCATTAAAAACGAAAACACCTTGATATTAAACCTGGAATTGTCATTTGTGCCGGTGAAGATGTTCTGAACTTATCTACTTGTTACtctctggtgtgtgtttttgtgcagagTGAGGTGACCAATAATATTTCCAGAATTTGTGATGCCTGAAAAGAAAAGGATCAACTCTCCAGTCAACAGAGTGACTGACCGGATGAGGAGCTGTGGTTAAACTCATGGTTCACTAACCGACTCACTTCTGGTCATCGTTTCCAAAAGATTTGTCCAAGATCCTACAGATGTCACTCATGCTGGTTTGTGCAACGTTTGAATcttcacatttctttgtttcagTTTGAGTAACAGGAGATGGGAGATTAATACGTTTACTGCAACTTAAAATGAGGCATCTATTACCGGACACAAGCACATGTACATATTTTCACAATGAATATTCATAAGCTAGAACTGACTAATACTAATAACTTCATCTGTTTCCAGTCCAGTGAATTGACTCTGAACCTCCTGATTTACATGAAGCTATATAAAGACAGGAGGCCTTCAGGTGCATCCTGC
Above is a genomic segment from Pleuronectes platessa chromosome 16, fPlePla1.1, whole genome shotgun sequence containing:
- the LOC128459303 gene encoding immunoglobulin lambda-1 light chain; translation: MLGTLCTLITALTCVSGVTVVTQNPPVVTVRKGETVTMDCNLGTVTDSSARWYKQIPGGVPQFVLRFYRTYSSPTFGSGFSSPKFTSNHQSTSDYRLIINSVEEGDSAVYHCQTWDSSASENVFGQGTKLIVTGSSLSPPVLTVFPPSSAELSSNKASLLCLSSQSVRFAEVTWLVDGSPVSSGISTSTVVQQPDQTFKISSYLSIQTSDWNMEKIYTCKVSLGSQTSEKNINKCVCTTEE
- the LOC128459300 gene encoding immunoglobulin lambda-1 light chain isoform X3; translated protein: MLGTLCTLITALTCVSGVTVVTQKPPVVTVRKGETVTMDCNLGTVTNTYASWYKQIPGGVPQYVLRYYHGHSSPSYGSGFSSPKFTSTHQSTSEYRLSINNVEEGDSAVYHCSTWDTSASEAVFGQGTKLIVTGSSLSPPVLTVFPPSSAELSSNKASLLCLSSQPVPFAEVTWLVDGSPVSSGISTSTAVHQPDQTFKISSYLAIQTSDWNMDKIYTCKVSLGSQTSEKNINKSVCTTEE
- the LOC128459302 gene encoding immunoglobulin lambda-1 light chain isoform X3, whose translation is MLGTLCTLITALTCVSGVTVVTQKPPVVTVRKGETVTMDCNVGTVTDSSARWYKQIPGGVPQFVLRFYHGMSSPSYGSGFSSPKFTSTHQSTTDNRLIISNVEEGDSAVYHCQTWDDSAKEEVFGQGTKLIVTGSSLSPPVLTVFPPSSAELCSNKASLLCLSSQSVPFAEVTWLVDGSPVSSGISTSTAVHQPDQTFKISSYLAIQTSDWDMDKIYTCKVSLGSQTSEKNINKSVCTTEE
- the LOC128459302 gene encoding immunoglobulin lambda-1 light chain isoform X1, which translates into the protein MLGTLCTLITALTCVSGVTVVTQKPPVVTVRKGETVTMDCNVGTVTDSSARWYKQIPGGVPQFVLRFYHGMSSPSYGSGFSSPKFTSTHQSTTDNRLIISNVEEGDSAVYHCSTWDSSAKEWVFGQGTKLIVTGSSLSPPVLTVFPPSSAELCSNKASLLCLSSQSVPFAEVTWLVDGSPVSSGISTSTAVHQPDQTFKISSYLAIQTSDWDMDKIYTCKVSLGSQTSEKNINKSVCTTEE